A genome region from Chryseobacterium sp. G0186 includes the following:
- a CDS encoding response regulator transcription factor, whose amino-acid sequence MKILIVEDEPELRETVQKFLEAEHFIVEYAENYSSGLEKIISYEYDCILLDIMLPDGSGIDLLREIKKLHKKDPVIILSAKDSVDDKVTGLEIGADDYLAKPFHLAELMARIRSVIRRKNQDGENVIRYKNISIDPENRKVMIGNEELALNRKEYDLLYYFVIHPEKTLQKTTLAEAIWGDYIDQADSLDFIYSQIKNLRKKLKTLHAEADFQAVYGIGYKFI is encoded by the coding sequence ATGAAGATTTTAATAGTAGAAGATGAGCCGGAATTAAGAGAGACTGTACAGAAATTTCTGGAAGCAGAACATTTCATTGTAGAATATGCAGAAAACTACAGTTCAGGGCTGGAGAAGATAATTTCCTACGAATATGACTGCATTCTTCTGGATATAATGCTGCCTGACGGAAGTGGAATAGACCTGTTGAGAGAAATTAAAAAGCTTCACAAGAAAGATCCGGTCATCATTCTTTCTGCCAAAGATTCCGTTGATGATAAAGTAACCGGACTGGAAATAGGAGCGGACGATTATCTTGCAAAGCCTTTTCATCTTGCAGAGCTGATGGCGAGGATAAGGTCGGTAATAAGAAGAAAGAACCAGGACGGTGAGAACGTTATCCGATATAAAAACATAAGCATAGATCCTGAAAACAGAAAAGTGATGATAGGTAATGAGGAATTAGCCCTTAACCGTAAAGAATATGATCTTTTGTATTACTTTGTTATTCATCCGGAAAAAACATTGCAGAAAACCACCTTGGCAGAAGCTATTTGGGGAGATTATATAGATCAGGCAGACAGTCTGGATTTTATTTATTCACAGATTAAGAATCTTCGTAAAAAATTGAAAACACTTCATGCAGAAGCAGATTTTCAGGCGGTATACGGAATAGGGTATAAATTTATCTAA
- a CDS encoding PepSY-like domain-containing protein, with the protein MVNWSLIRSNGGKVSSLEIRKSIVSFMTRHHPCSVVNSIEKKYNAYKIHLMNGLCLIFDTDGRFVKSIK; encoded by the coding sequence ATGGTCAACTGGAGTTTAATTAGAAGTAATGGAGGAAAGGTTTCTTCCCTTGAGATTAGAAAATCTATTGTGTCTTTTATGACCAGGCACCATCCGTGCAGTGTGGTTAATTCCATTGAGAAAAAATATAATGCCTATAAAATTCATCTGATGAATGGGCTCTGTCTCATTTTTGATACAGATGGACGTTTTGTAAAATCAATTAAGTAA
- a CDS encoding PepSY-like domain-containing protein, which yields MKNVKKITGVFILIFMLMGGLMSAQDRAINPNQLPKTTKNFLASHFKGIAVSSAIEDREIYGVDDYKVYLSNGMKMEFESNGNWKEVDGKHQKIPYGFIPVSIRNYSTKNFPNTYIIKIEKKRWSYKAELSNGLELEFDKNGNFKRIDD from the coding sequence ATGAAAAATGTAAAGAAAATCACAGGAGTATTTATTTTAATTTTTATGTTAATGGGAGGTTTAATGTCTGCACAGGACAGAGCGATCAATCCTAATCAATTACCAAAAACAACGAAGAACTTTCTTGCAAGCCATTTTAAAGGGATTGCTGTAAGTTCAGCCATAGAAGACCGGGAAATTTATGGAGTGGATGATTACAAGGTATATCTGAGCAACGGAATGAAGATGGAGTTTGAAAGTAACGGAAACTGGAAAGAAGTAGATGGCAAACATCAGAAAATACCATATGGATTTATTCCTGTATCGATCAGAAACTACAGCACCAAAAACTTTCCGAATACGTATATTATTAAAATAGAGAAGAAAAGATGGTCTTATAAAGCAGAGCTTTCCAACGGATTGGAACTGGAGTTTGACAAGAACGGAAATTTTAAAAGAATTGATGACTAG
- a CDS encoding YjjG family noncanonical pyrimidine nucleotidase, whose translation MKMQHVFFDLDNTLWDHRRNAYLTIKELFEKQEITSKYNIDFEEFHAVYHEINEELWEKIRDGMIGKEYLREHRFYDSFLHFGVDDKELSLYFEEHFLDNMVSHNELVEGAEDILDYLKAKNYTLHIISNGFQEVTERKCTLSGIAPYFKTITSADAVGVRKPNPRIFEYCLELSDAKKEESILIGDDWIADAMGARDFGMDSIFFDVYKEDKKDTGLKAITHLQQIKEYL comes from the coding sequence ATGAAAATGCAGCACGTTTTTTTTGACCTGGACAATACGCTCTGGGATCATCGCAGAAATGCCTATCTAACCATCAAAGAACTTTTCGAGAAGCAGGAAATCACATCGAAGTATAATATCGACTTTGAAGAGTTTCATGCTGTTTACCATGAGATCAATGAAGAGCTATGGGAAAAGATAAGAGATGGAATGATAGGCAAAGAGTATTTGAGAGAACACCGTTTTTATGATTCTTTCCTTCATTTTGGAGTGGATGATAAAGAACTGTCACTTTATTTTGAAGAACATTTTCTGGACAACATGGTAAGCCATAACGAATTGGTGGAAGGTGCAGAAGATATTCTTGATTATTTAAAAGCTAAGAATTATACCTTACACATTATTTCTAACGGATTTCAGGAGGTAACGGAAAGAAAATGTACGTTATCCGGAATTGCGCCTTACTTTAAGACAATTACCAGCGCCGATGCCGTGGGGGTAAGGAAACCTAATCCCAGAATTTTTGAATATTGCCTTGAACTTTCCGATGCTAAGAAAGAGGAAAGTATCCTGATCGGAGACGACTGGATTGCTGATGCCATGGGAGCAAGAGATTTCGGGATGGATTCTATTTTCTTTGATGTTTATAAGGAAGATAAAAAAGATACCGGATTAAAGGCTATTACCCATCTTCAGCAGATTAAGGAATACCTATAG
- a CDS encoding RNA polymerase sigma factor, with product MKSKSDSLLISLYQKGDEGSLSTLIHRHQRELFTFIFYKINDEDLANDIFQDTFMKIIVMLKEGRYNEEGKFILWAKRISHNLIIDHFRSKAKNIKVSETTFETDEYSIFDLIREPSENIEDQLVTNQIQEDLLRMLQFLPQNQQEVIKLRFFDGLSFKEIADHTDMSINTTLGRVRYALINLRKIMDENNIILTR from the coding sequence ATGAAATCAAAATCGGATAGTTTACTAATTTCGCTTTACCAGAAAGGTGACGAGGGCTCATTGTCTACCCTTATTCACCGCCATCAGAGAGAACTGTTTACATTCATTTTTTACAAAATTAATGATGAAGATTTAGCCAATGATATTTTTCAGGATACATTCATGAAAATCATTGTCATGCTAAAGGAAGGACGTTATAACGAAGAGGGTAAATTCATCCTTTGGGCCAAAAGAATTTCTCACAACCTAATCATTGACCATTTCAGATCAAAAGCCAAAAATATCAAAGTTTCAGAAACTACATTTGAAACTGATGAATATTCTATTTTTGATCTTATCAGAGAACCCTCGGAGAATATTGAAGATCAGTTGGTGACCAACCAGATCCAGGAGGACCTTTTGAGAATGTTGCAATTTTTACCGCAAAATCAACAGGAAGTAATCAAATTAAGATTCTTTGACGGGTTGAGCTTTAAGGAAATTGCAGATCATACTGATATGAGCATTAATACGACCTTAGGAAGAGTAAGATATGCACTCATCAACCTGAGAAAAATCATGGATGAAAATAACATAATATTAACCAGATAG
- the metK gene encoding methionine adenosyltransferase encodes MSYLFTSESVSEGHPDKIADQISDALIDHFLAYDKSSKVACETLVTTGQVVLAGEVKSDAYLDVQTIAREVINGIGYTKGEYMFNGDSCGVISAIHEQSPDINQGVDRAVNDESFEAKANAQGAGDQGMMFGYATNETANYMPLALDLAHTILKELSAIRRENKEIAYLRPDAKSQVTIEYSDDHKPIRIDSIVVSTQHDDFGTEEEMLNKIREDIKNILVPRVVAQQTEEIKALFNDQIKYHINPTGKFVIGGPHGDTGLTGRKIIVDTYGGKGAHGGGAFSGKDPSKVDRSAAYATRHIAKNLVAAGVADEVLVQVSYAIGVAEPCGLYINTYGTAKVDLHDGEIAKKVSTIFDLRPYAIEQNLKLRNPIYQETASYGHMGREHYVADKTFNKGHKNELTLEGLEFFTWEKLDKLEEIKAAFGI; translated from the coding sequence ATGTCTTATTTATTTACGTCTGAATCAGTTTCAGAAGGACATCCGGATAAAATTGCAGATCAAATTTCTGATGCATTAATTGACCATTTCTTAGCCTACGATAAAAGTTCAAAAGTAGCATGTGAAACTCTTGTAACTACAGGACAGGTAGTATTGGCAGGAGAAGTAAAATCTGATGCTTATCTTGACGTTCAAACCATTGCCAGAGAAGTAATCAATGGAATTGGGTATACAAAAGGTGAATATATGTTCAACGGAGATTCTTGTGGAGTAATCTCTGCAATCCATGAGCAGTCACCTGATATCAATCAAGGAGTTGACAGAGCGGTAAATGATGAATCCTTTGAAGCTAAAGCAAACGCACAAGGAGCTGGTGACCAAGGAATGATGTTTGGATATGCTACCAATGAAACGGCAAACTATATGCCTCTTGCTTTAGATTTAGCACATACAATCCTTAAAGAACTTTCTGCCATCAGAAGAGAAAATAAGGAAATTGCTTATCTGCGTCCTGATGCAAAAAGTCAGGTAACTATTGAGTATTCTGACGATCATAAGCCCATCAGAATTGACTCTATCGTAGTTTCTACTCAGCATGATGACTTCGGAACAGAAGAAGAAATGTTGAACAAAATCCGTGAAGATATCAAAAACATCCTTGTTCCTAGAGTAGTTGCACAGCAGACTGAGGAGATCAAGGCATTATTCAACGATCAGATTAAATATCACATCAATCCTACAGGTAAATTCGTAATTGGAGGTCCTCACGGAGATACTGGTCTTACAGGAAGAAAAATCATCGTTGATACATACGGTGGAAAAGGAGCTCACGGAGGTGGTGCTTTCTCTGGAAAAGATCCGTCAAAAGTAGACAGAAGTGCAGCCTATGCAACAAGGCACATTGCTAAAAACTTAGTGGCAGCTGGTGTTGCTGACGAAGTTTTGGTACAGGTTTCTTATGCTATTGGTGTTGCCGAGCCTTGTGGATTATATATCAATACTTACGGAACAGCTAAGGTTGATCTTCACGATGGTGAAATCGCTAAAAAAGTTTCTACAATCTTTGATTTAAGACCTTATGCTATTGAGCAGAATCTAAAATTAAGAAACCCTATCTATCAGGAAACGGCTTCTTACGGTCACATGGGTAGAGAACATTATGTAGCTGATAAGACGTTCAACAAAGGGCATAAGAATGAGCTTACGTTAGAGGGTCTTGAGTTCTTTACTTGGGAGAAATTAGACAAACTGGAGGAAATTAAAGCCGCTTTCGGAATTTAA
- a CDS encoding LysR substrate-binding domain-containing protein: protein MNIQQLEYLIAVDKYKHFGKAAQACFITQPTLSAMIQKFEDELDVKVFDRTTHPIRTTDVGLQIIDQAKVIIESVNELKNKANLLNNILGGTINLGIIPTVSSFILPTEIFKFLEDNPKIQMNVKEMTTDNIIKALKAGELDAGIISTPYDTADEFYQDFLFNEELMIYSSNTEANKKNSYIIPEDLNVEKVWLLEEGNCLRNQFENICHLKENTLKPKNLDFLASNIQTLVHMVDKVGGISILPELALSQLSEEQKKNVFRFKKPFPYREISIIYYKPTFKQKIIDELSHSIKSSLELKLNYHASPKEFVSIKPQ from the coding sequence ATGAACATTCAGCAACTTGAATATCTTATCGCTGTTGATAAGTATAAACATTTTGGTAAAGCAGCTCAGGCATGCTTCATTACCCAACCTACGTTAAGTGCCATGATACAGAAATTTGAGGACGAACTGGATGTAAAGGTTTTTGACAGAACAACTCACCCCATCCGTACTACAGATGTAGGTCTTCAGATCATTGATCAGGCCAAGGTAATTATAGAATCTGTCAATGAGCTGAAAAACAAGGCGAACCTATTGAATAATATTTTAGGAGGAACAATCAACCTCGGAATTATTCCTACCGTTTCTTCATTTATACTGCCTACGGAAATCTTCAAATTCCTTGAAGACAATCCAAAGATCCAGATGAATGTAAAGGAAATGACAACGGATAATATTATTAAAGCCCTAAAAGCCGGAGAATTGGATGCTGGAATTATTTCTACTCCTTATGATACTGCTGATGAGTTTTACCAGGATTTCCTATTCAATGAAGAGTTGATGATTTACAGCTCCAACACTGAAGCCAACAAAAAGAATTCTTACATTATCCCTGAGGACCTGAATGTGGAAAAAGTATGGTTGCTTGAAGAAGGAAACTGCCTTAGAAATCAATTCGAAAATATCTGCCACCTGAAAGAGAATACCTTGAAGCCTAAAAATTTAGATTTCCTTGCTTCCAATATTCAGACTTTAGTACATATGGTAGATAAAGTAGGTGGAATCAGTATTCTTCCGGAATTGGCATTAAGCCAGCTTTCTGAAGAGCAGAAAAAGAATGTCTTCAGATTCAAGAAACCTTTCCCTTACAGAGAGATCAGTATTATTTACTATAAGCCAACTTTCAAGCAGAAGATTATTGATGAATTGTCACATTCTATCAAAAGTTCTTTAGAGCTTAAGCTGAATTATCACGCAAGTCCGAAAGAATTTGTAAGCATAAAGCCTCAGTAG
- a CDS encoding catalase, which produces MDSKKLTLSNGAPYFEHQDSQTVGPRGPVLLQDFILQENLAHFVRERIPERIVHAKGTGAYGTFTVTHDISKYTKAKLFSKVGNSCRMFARFSTVGGEKGSADTARDPRGFALKFYTEDGNWDLVGNNTPIFFIKDAKKFPDFIHTQKRLPKTNLKSAAMMWDFWSLNPESLHQVLILMSDRGTPYGYRHMHGFGSHAFSMINDKNERVWVKFHFKTQQGIKNFTDQEASKMAGENPDFAQEDLCNAIENGDFPKWTMYIQVMTEEQAKDFRWNPFDITKVWFHDDFPLIEVGEMELNEVPVNYFAHVEQSTFSPSSLIDGISFSPDKMLQGRLFSYPDAHRYRVGVNAHQLEVNRCPFAVNNYQRDGYMADSSHYQDKPNYYPNSFDDIKPDSSYKSYEYELDSAHVASYNRNENDSDHYTQPGLLYSKAMNAEDRDHLIQNIVGSMRGISGPKKDEIINRQLCHFFRANIELGMKVASQLNVNIDANMMNHSK; this is translated from the coding sequence ATGGATTCTAAGAAATTAACGTTAAGTAACGGCGCACCTTATTTTGAGCATCAGGATTCCCAGACGGTAGGACCAAGAGGCCCGGTATTGCTGCAGGACTTTATTCTTCAGGAAAATCTTGCACACTTCGTTAGGGAAAGAATTCCTGAAAGAATTGTACATGCCAAAGGAACCGGAGCCTACGGAACTTTTACTGTAACACATGATATCAGTAAATACACAAAGGCAAAACTATTTTCAAAAGTAGGAAACTCCTGCAGAATGTTTGCCCGCTTCTCCACTGTTGGTGGCGAAAAAGGAAGTGCAGATACGGCAAGGGATCCAAGAGGATTTGCCCTAAAGTTTTATACTGAAGATGGAAACTGGGATCTTGTAGGAAACAATACGCCTATATTTTTCATTAAAGACGCCAAGAAATTTCCGGATTTTATTCATACACAAAAAAGACTTCCGAAGACCAATCTAAAAAGCGCTGCCATGATGTGGGACTTCTGGAGCTTAAATCCTGAATCACTTCATCAGGTTCTTATCTTAATGTCAGACAGAGGAACACCGTATGGCTACCGTCATATGCATGGCTTCGGATCTCATGCTTTCTCCATGATCAATGATAAAAACGAACGAGTATGGGTGAAGTTCCATTTTAAGACTCAACAGGGAATAAAAAACTTCACGGATCAAGAAGCCTCAAAAATGGCTGGAGAAAATCCTGATTTCGCACAGGAAGATCTTTGTAATGCCATTGAAAATGGAGATTTCCCAAAATGGACGATGTATATTCAGGTCATGACAGAGGAACAGGCAAAAGATTTCAGATGGAATCCTTTTGATATAACGAAGGTATGGTTCCATGATGATTTCCCATTGATTGAAGTGGGAGAAATGGAACTGAATGAAGTTCCCGTTAATTATTTTGCCCACGTTGAACAATCTACATTCTCTCCAAGCAGCCTGATTGACGGAATCAGCTTCTCTCCGGATAAAATGCTTCAGGGAAGGTTATTTTCCTATCCTGACGCTCACCGATACAGAGTGGGTGTAAATGCTCACCAGCTGGAAGTAAACAGATGTCCTTTTGCTGTTAACAATTACCAAAGAGACGGATATATGGCAGATTCAAGCCACTATCAGGATAAGCCGAACTATTATCCGAACAGTTTCGATGACATCAAGCCAGACTCTTCCTACAAAAGCTATGAGTATGAATTAGACAGCGCTCATGTTGCCAGCTACAACAGAAATGAAAATGACAGCGATCATTATACTCAACCGGGTCTCCTGTATTCAAAAGCAATGAACGCCGAGGACAGAGATCATTTGATTCAAAATATTGTGGGAAGCATGAGAGGGATCAGCGGGCCGAAAAAAGACGAGATTATTAACCGACAATTGTGTCATTTTTTCCGTGCAAACATTGAGCTTGGCATGAAAGTGGCTTCTCAACTAAACGTAAATATTGATGCAAATATGATGAATCACTCCAAATAA
- a CDS encoding enoyl-CoA hydratase-related protein: MSYENILLKKEDKLSIITINRPESLNALNAKTIQEISIALDELNSDHSCRVIILTGSGEKSFVAGADIKEFSEFGQEKAEELARNGQNSLFNKIENMSKPVIAAVNGFALGGGLELAMACHIRYASENARLGLPEVTLGLIPGYGGTQRLPKLVGKGIANEMIFSAKMIPAQKAKEIGLVNEVYPIEELLTKTKELANAIAYNSPMAISKAINAVNLSDTDKGFNAEIKYFGELFDMEDKKEGVTAFLEKRKPNF, translated from the coding sequence ATGAGTTACGAAAATATATTATTAAAAAAGGAAGATAAATTATCTATCATTACCATAAACAGACCTGAAAGTTTAAATGCCTTAAATGCAAAAACAATTCAGGAGATCAGTATAGCATTGGATGAACTTAATTCTGACCATTCATGTAGGGTGATTATCCTTACCGGAAGCGGAGAAAAATCGTTTGTAGCTGGAGCTGACATCAAAGAATTCAGTGAATTCGGACAGGAAAAAGCGGAAGAGCTTGCCAGAAATGGCCAAAACTCACTGTTTAACAAAATTGAAAACATGTCTAAACCTGTCATTGCAGCCGTAAATGGTTTTGCATTGGGAGGAGGTTTAGAGCTTGCTATGGCATGCCACATCAGATATGCATCGGAAAACGCCAGATTAGGGCTTCCTGAAGTAACTCTTGGATTAATTCCAGGATACGGAGGAACTCAAAGGCTTCCCAAGCTTGTAGGGAAAGGTATTGCCAACGAAATGATCTTCTCAGCCAAAATGATCCCTGCTCAAAAAGCAAAAGAGATCGGATTGGTAAATGAAGTATACCCAATTGAAGAACTATTAACCAAAACGAAAGAATTAGCGAATGCTATTGCCTACAATTCACCAATGGCAATATCCAAGGCTATAAACGCCGTCAATTTATCTGACACGGATAAAGGTTTTAATGCTGAAATTAAGTATTTCGGAGAACTTTTTGACATGGAAGATAAGAAAGAGGGAGTCACTGCTTTCCTAGAGAAAAGAAAGCCGAACTTCTAA
- a CDS encoding deoxycytidylate deaminase has product MNKFDKAYLKMAQEWAKLSYCKRKQVGALIVKDRMIISDGYNGTPSGFENCCEDGEGKTHWYVLHAEANAILKLARSTQSAKGATLYLTLSPCKECSKLILQAGITRLVYINEYSDDDGISFLRNHNIEIEQISDCELKK; this is encoded by the coding sequence ATGAATAAGTTTGATAAAGCTTATCTAAAAATGGCCCAGGAATGGGCAAAACTTTCCTACTGTAAGAGAAAACAGGTAGGAGCTCTTATCGTAAAAGATAGGATGATTATTTCAGATGGTTACAACGGGACTCCTTCGGGATTCGAAAACTGCTGTGAAGATGGAGAAGGAAAAACGCACTGGTACGTATTGCATGCAGAAGCCAACGCTATATTAAAGTTGGCTCGCTCTACACAATCTGCAAAGGGAGCAACGTTATATTTAACGCTGTCACCTTGTAAGGAGTGTAGCAAGTTAATCCTTCAAGCAGGGATTACAAGACTGGTGTATATTAATGAGTATTCGGACGACGATGGAATATCGTTCCTGAGAAACCATAACATTGAAATAGAACAAATATCGGACTGTGAACTAAAAAAATAA
- the xerD gene encoding site-specific tyrosine recombinase XerD: MTWDEKIKDFEIFLRFERNFSENTLDAYVRDIKKLKDYAEEDLENVGPDSIGYENLQEYIFNLSKQKFSERSQARWISSIKAFFKFLLEDEYREDNPAVLLEGPKLGLYLPDTLSLPDINKIIAAIEVNTDLGKRNQCIIEVLYGCGLRVSELIDLKISNINFKEQYIKVLGKGNKTRFVPLADYTAELLESYIKEVRSKGKINKKYEDTLFLNSRGTSMSRVIVFLIIKELTDKAGVNKKISPHTFRHSFATHLLQNGADLRYIQEMLGHSSITTTEIYTHLKTEELRDVILSYHPRNINITQ, translated from the coding sequence ATGACTTGGGATGAAAAGATCAAAGATTTTGAAATATTTCTTCGTTTCGAAAGAAATTTTTCAGAAAACACGCTCGACGCCTACGTTCGGGACATTAAGAAACTAAAAGATTACGCAGAAGAAGATCTGGAAAACGTCGGTCCAGATTCTATCGGCTACGAAAACCTGCAGGAATACATATTCAATCTTTCTAAACAGAAATTCAGTGAGAGGTCTCAGGCAAGATGGATATCTTCCATAAAGGCATTCTTCAAATTTTTACTAGAGGATGAATACCGAGAAGACAACCCTGCAGTGTTACTTGAAGGCCCAAAACTGGGATTGTATCTACCTGATACTTTAAGTTTACCGGATATTAACAAAATTATTGCAGCGATTGAGGTCAATACAGATCTCGGGAAAAGAAACCAGTGTATCATTGAGGTACTGTATGGTTGCGGACTCCGTGTTTCTGAACTGATTGACCTGAAGATCTCCAATATCAACTTCAAAGAGCAGTATATTAAAGTCTTAGGAAAGGGTAATAAGACCCGTTTTGTTCCTTTGGCTGATTATACCGCTGAATTGTTGGAAAGTTATATTAAAGAGGTACGCTCGAAGGGAAAAATCAATAAAAAATATGAAGACACTCTATTCCTGAACAGTCGTGGTACTTCCATGTCTAGAGTAATCGTATTTCTTATCATTAAAGAACTTACAGATAAAGCGGGAGTTAACAAAAAGATTTCTCCACATACCTTCAGGCATTCTTTTGCTACACATTTGTTGCAGAATGGAGCTGATCTTCGTTATATCCAGGAAATGCTGGGGCACTCCAGTATTACAACAACGGAAATTTACACTCACCTGAAAACGGAAGAACTAAGGGATGTCATCTTGAGTTATCACCCTAGAAATATTAATATTACTCAATGA
- a CDS encoding NUDIX hydrolase: MKLLKYCPSCGKESLHWDGEKKWSCPDCGFTLYNNVAGAVAVVIRCGDEIYLTRRNRDPKKGKLDLAGGFVDPKESAEETCKRELFEELQLEVDISNLKYLTSLPNVYQYKEIDYNTIDLFYEYNVSEKFEVNLELSEISEAVWIPLQELHLEDIAFDSQKRFFEDYLKK, translated from the coding sequence ATGAAGTTATTGAAATATTGCCCAAGCTGTGGCAAAGAGTCCTTACATTGGGATGGCGAGAAGAAATGGAGCTGTCCTGATTGTGGGTTTACACTGTACAACAATGTGGCAGGCGCCGTAGCGGTTGTCATCCGATGTGGAGACGAGATTTATCTTACGCGAAGAAACAGAGATCCTAAAAAAGGGAAACTGGATCTGGCCGGGGGATTCGTTGACCCTAAGGAAAGTGCAGAGGAAACCTGTAAAAGAGAACTTTTTGAAGAACTTCAGCTTGAGGTTGATATATCAAACCTGAAATACCTTACCAGCCTGCCTAACGTGTATCAGTATAAGGAAATCGACTATAATACAATTGATCTCTTTTATGAATACAATGTTTCGGAGAAGTTTGAGGTAAATCTTGAACTTTCGGAGATTTCAGAAGCAGTATGGATTCCTTTACAGGAACTTCATCTTGAAGATATTGCCTTTGATTCTCAGAAAAGATTCTTTGAGGATTATTTAAAGAAATAA
- a CDS encoding heme-binding domain-containing protein — protein sequence MKTAKKIGFWVLVAFALIQFIPIDTVNQPVDAKVNFVVANKVPQKVSTLLKNACYDCHSNETVYPKYAFIAPISWSVKSHVNDGRAHLNFSIWGTYNKELKENMLDRSMEALKHKTMPLPGYIVYHKEANLSEAERSLLIQYFDEMLKTKTY from the coding sequence ATGAAGACAGCAAAGAAAATTGGTTTTTGGGTTCTTGTAGCCTTTGCACTTATTCAGTTTATTCCTATTGACACGGTTAATCAACCTGTCGATGCCAAGGTGAATTTTGTTGTGGCCAATAAAGTCCCGCAGAAAGTGAGTACATTACTTAAAAATGCCTGCTATGACTGTCATTCAAATGAAACAGTATATCCGAAATATGCCTTTATTGCGCCGATTTCCTGGTCTGTAAAAAGTCATGTGAATGATGGGCGTGCACATCTTAATTTTTCTATTTGGGGAACCTATAATAAGGAATTAAAAGAGAATATGCTCGATAGGTCTATGGAGGCTCTTAAACATAAGACAATGCCATTGCCTGGTTATATTGTTTATCATAAAGAAGCTAACCTCTCAGAGGCAGAACGATCTTTATTAATTCAGTATTTTGATGAAATGCTGAAGACCAAGACATACTAA